The Erigeron canadensis isolate Cc75 chromosome 4, C_canadensis_v1, whole genome shotgun sequence genome window below encodes:
- the LOC122597307 gene encoding coniferyl alcohol acyltransferase-like, which translates to MGIIVGDTTFSVKVIENAVVYAEEPWSDHWVPFTNFDLLVPPVDTGSIFYYKEPSHGSFAEIIDALKASLSQVLTLFPPLAGKIEWNGEAGENQFHCNNQGVDFVVAVADVELKELNFYNPDECVEGKLMPKNKRGIMSIQVTKLSCDGIVIGFANDHRIVDGYSANMFMSAWADITRSKTTSIRPSFERSHLKPRSPTTYSPLIDDVFALFQPPSNPTKDINDVGDDYIVVNRLYYIKGEQLIKLQMLASENGIKRSKIVAFASFLWKQVALSMEESGKHSEACNVVVSVDGRRRLGDGGDDEKGKLMASHFGNVLSMPFGSKKPQELKEMSLSNVATEVYEFLQTATTKEHFLDIIDWVEEQRPRPLISKAFVGGGMSFSVSAGQRFETMDAIDFGWGKVTLGSCHVPSGRKDCFVMTMGSPINNEDWVVFMHMPKKHLNYVETEASHVFKPLTADYLNV; encoded by the exons ATGGGCATTATTGTGGGTGACACTACTTTTTCCGTGAAGGTGATCGAGAATGCGGTGGTGTATGCAGAAGAACCATGGAGTGATCACTGGGTACCATTTACAAACTTTGATTTGTTGGTGCCACCTGTTGATACCGGCTCTATCTTCTACTACAAGGAACCCTCCCATGGTAGTTTCGCCGAAATAATAGACGCCCTCAAAGCTTCGCTATCTCAAGTTCTTACACTCTTCCCGCCCCTCGCTGGCAAGATAGAATGGAATGGAGAGGCAGGAGAGAATCAATTTCACTGCAACAATCAAGGTGTTGACTTTGTTGTCGCTGTAGCTGACGTGGAGCTCAAGGAACTCAACTTTTACAATCCGGATGAATGTGTTGAGGGTAAACTAATGCCCAAGAACAAACGTGGGATCATGTCCATCCAG GTAACAAAGCTAAGCTGCGATGGAATAGTTATAGGTTTTGCAAATGATCATCGCATAGTTGATGGGTACTCTGCAAACATGTTCATGTCAGCATGGGCCGACATTACTCGATCTAAAACCACATCTATACGTCCTTCGTTTGAGAGGTCTCACCTGAAACCAAGATCCCCAACCACTTATTCACCGTTGATTGATGATGTATTTGCTCTGTTTCAACCACCATCCAACCCAACTAAGGATATAAATGATGTCGGTGATGACTATATAGTTGTTAATCGGCTTTACTACATTAAAGGGGAACAACTTATAAAGCTACAAATGTTGGCTAGCGAAAATGGGATTAAGAGGTCAAAGATAGTTGCGTTCGCTTCTTTCTTGTGGAAGCAAGTCGCATTGAGCATGGAAGAATCTGGAAAACATAGTGAAGCATGCAACGTGGTTGTTTCTGTCGATGGAAGGAGAAGGTTGGGTGATGGAGGGGATGATGAGAAAGGAAAACTAATGGCCTCACACTTTGGCAATGTTTTATCAATGCCATTTGGGTCGAAAAAACCACag GAGTTAAAGGAGATGTCATTGAGCAATGTAGCAACAGAGGTATACGAGTTCTTGCAGACTGCTACTACGAAAGAGCATTTCTTGGATATAATAGATTGGGTGGAAGAACAACGACCACGACCACTAATATCAAAGGCGTTTGTCGGGGGAGGGATGTCATTCTCAGTTTCAGCAGGACAAAGGTTTGAGACCATGGACGCGATAGATTTTGGTTGGGGTAAAGTGACACTCGGATCATGCCATGTCCCGTCCGGTAGGAAAGATTGTTTTGTGATGACAATGGGTAGTCCAATAAACAACGAGGATTGGGTCGTCTTTATGCATATGCCAAAAAAGCATTTGAACTATGTTGAGACAGAAGCTAGTCATGTGTTTAAGCCCTTGACTGCTGATTACCTCAACGTTTAA
- the LOC122597306 gene encoding coniferyl alcohol acyltransferase-like, with protein MANRGDTFSVNVIENAVVHAEEPWNDHWVAFTNFDRLVPPVDTGSIFYYKEPSNGTFTEIIDALKASLSQVLTLFPPLAGKIEWNGEAGENQFHCNNQGVDFVVAVADVELKELNFYNPDECVEGKLMPKNKRGIMSIQVTQLSCGGIVIGFANDHRIVDGYSANMFMSAWADITRFKTTAIHPSFERSYLKPRSPSIYSPSIDDIFALFQPLSSPTGVIRDVDNEFVIANRMYYIKGEQLTKMQMSANENGSRKSKVVAFASFLWKQVALSMEESGKHNESCNMVVPVDGRRRLSDGGDDEKEKLIASHFGNVLSMPFGSKKPQELKGMSLSNVATEVYEFLQTATTKEHFLDIIDWVEEQRPRPLISKAFVSEGMSFSVSARQSFETIDFGWGKVTLGSCHFPSDRKDCFVMTMGSPINSEDWVVFMHMPKKHLNYIETKASHVFKPLSADYLNV; from the exons ATGGCGAACAGGGGTGACACTTTTTCAGTGAACGTAATCGAAAACGCGGTGGTGCATGCAGAAGAACCATGGAATGACCACTGGGTAGCATTTACAAACTTTGATCGGCTGGTGCCACCTGTTGATACCGGCTCTATCTTCTACTACAAGGAACCCTCCAATGGTACTTTCACCGAAATAATAGACGCCCTCAAAGCTTCGCTATCTCAAGTTCTTACACTCTTCCCGCCCCTCGCTGGCAAGATAGAATGGAATGGAGAGGCAGGAGAGAATCAATTTCACTGCAACAATCAAGGTGTCGACTTTGTTGTCGCTGTAGCTGACGTGGAGCTCAAGGAACTCAACTTTTACAATCCGGATGAATGTGTTGAGGGTAAACTAATGCCCAAGAACAAACGTGGGATCATGTCCATCCAG GTTACACAACTAAGCTGCGGTGGAATAGTTATAGGTTTTGCAAATGATCATCGCATAGTTGATGGGTACTCTGCAAACATGTTCATGTCAGCATGGGCAGACATAACTCGATTCAAAACCACGGCTATACATCCTTCGTTTGAGAGGTCGTACTTGAAACCAAGATCCCCATCCATTTATTCGCCGTCAATTGATGATATATTTGCTCTATTTCAACCACTATCCAGCCCAACTGGGGTCATAAGAGATGTCGACAATGAATTTGTAATTGCAAATCGCATGTACTACATTAAAGGCGAACAGCTTACAAAGATGCAGATGTCAGCAAACGAAAATGGGAGTAGGAAGTCAAAGGTAGTTGCATTTGCTTCTTTCTTGTGGAAGCAAGTTGCATTGAGCATGGAAGAATCCGGGAAACATAATGAATCGTGCAATATGGTTGTTCCTGTTGATGGTAGAAGAAGGTTGAGCGACGGAGGTGATGATGAGAAAGAAAAACTAATAGCCTCACACTTTGGTAATGTTTTATCAATGCCATTTGGGTCGAAAAAACCACag GAGTTAAAGGGGATGTCATTGAGCAATGTAGCTACAGAGGTTTATGAGTTCTTGCAGACTGCTACTACGAAAGAGCATTTTTTGGATATAATAGATTGGGTGGAAGAACAACGGCCAAGACCACTAATATCAAAGGCGTTTGTCAGCGAAGGGATGTCGTTCTCAGTGTCAGCAAGACAAAGCTTTGAGACCATCGATTTTGGCTGGGGTAAGGTTACGCTCGGATCATGCCACTTCCCGTCAGATAGGAAAGATTGTTTTGTGATGACAATGGGCAGTCCCATAAACAGCGAGGATTGGGTTGTCTTTATGCATATGCCAAAAAAGCACTTGAACTATATTGAGACGAAAGCTAGTCATGTGTTTAAGCCCTTGAGTGCTGACTACCTCAACGTTTAA